Part of the Phaeodactylum tricornutum CCAP 1055/1 chromosome 5, whole genome shotgun sequence genome is shown below.
TCTGCAGATATCGCGCACACGCACAccaacgacaccaacaaccACACTCGCCAAAGTTCCCACAGCAGCATGCGAGTAGTGTGGATCCAGCCGCGCTGGCTACTGATAAGTACGCTAGTGATGGGCATCAGTTGTCGCGTATTAACGACGACCGCATTCCGGGATATGTCCGTACCGCCGCGACCTCGTTCGTGGTCACGATTGGCGGCCGACCAGACCATCCGGATTGCGGGTCAGGGATTCGGGGACGGCCAAGCACCCGCAAAAACGTACGGTCAGGAAGCTTCGTTGCCGATCCGGGACATGACGGATACGCACGAGGCCATGTCCGCCTTCTTTGCCTCTCGTGAAGAGTGGCTCCCGCTCTTCCGGACCATGGCGACCGACGCGACGTGCGAGGCTCGCACCTTTCTCGGGAAGCAGCCGCTAGAAACGGAATCGGACGAGGCGACCGTGTCGTCGGCATCGACCCCTTGGCGCACGCTGCCGGCCATTCCCGACGATCCTCAAGATAAGTCCTACTTGGCGGAGTTCTTGGACGCCATGCACCAATCACTACTCGCCATTCCGACGACAGAGTCGCGgggcgaagaagaagacgagaacgatgtacagtttttggaagaagggCGTCGCATGCTCGCGATTAATCGCTTCCACGTTCTTCGGGAAGACCTCGACGGTTCCGTGGAGAGTTACGATGCCCTCTTTTCCACCTGCTGGAGTGAAGTGCGTCACCTCAGTGCGAGTGAGGAAGAGCACACGGGGTCGATCATTCTGGTGCCGGGATACCAACTTCCCGAACTCCGACGCTTTACCGATATGAATCTACTGCGTCCGCTGGAATGGCTAGGCGTCAGTGCCGACTTTGAAGTT
Proteins encoded:
- a CDS encoding predicted protein, with product MRVVWIQPRWLLISTLVMGISCRVLTTTAFRDMSVPPRPRSWSRLAADQTIRIAGQGFGDGQAPAKTYGQEASLPIRDMTDTHEAMSAFFASREEWLPLFRTMATDATCEARTFLGKQPLETESDEATVSSASTPWRTLPAIPDDPQDKSYLAEFLDAMHQSLLAIPTTESRGEEEDENDVQFLEEGRRMLAINRFHVLREDLDGSVESYDALFSTCWSEVRHLSASEEEHTGSIILVPGYQLPELRRFTDMNLLRPLEWLGVSADFEVVSMQRGSPAIRLLYKLNDMPEDHDTEEQGED